Proteins encoded together in one Anaerotignum propionicum DSM 1682 window:
- a CDS encoding flagellar hook assembly protein FlgD, with protein MASVNNYMTNIPTSATTKANSEQTSKATGKSTLDMEDFFKLFAAQLQNQDMTNPMDTSEFMNQMIMMSTIQSITDITNVSLISYAASLVGKDVTVAQIGSGGKLTEVYGTVTATGMYSGEQVVFVDGKSYKLSAIMSVGKLPEKDTSEPTSSETNGTGGNGTGAEGD; from the coding sequence GTGGCTTCTGTTAATAATTATATGACAAATATTCCCACCAGTGCTACGACAAAAGCCAATAGTGAGCAAACCAGCAAGGCAACGGGAAAAAGCACTTTGGACATGGAAGATTTTTTTAAACTCTTTGCTGCCCAACTGCAAAACCAAGATATGACAAACCCCATGGATACAAGCGAGTTTATGAATCAGATGATTATGATGTCCACAATACAATCAATCACTGATATTACCAATGTTTCATTAATTTCTTATGCGGCTTCTCTAGTAGGGAAGGATGTCACCGTAGCGCAGATAGGCAGCGGTGGAAAGTTAACGGAAGTTTATGGAACGGTCACTGCCACAGGTATGTATTCTGGAGAGCAGGTCGTGTTTGTGGATGGAAAAAGTTATAAATTATCAGCCATTATGTCCGTCGGAAAACTTCCTGAGAAAGATACTTCTGAACCTACAAGTAGTGAGACGAATGGCACCGGAGGAAATGGAACAGGTGCAGAGGGTGATTAA